In the Ursus arctos isolate Adak ecotype North America unplaced genomic scaffold, UrsArc2.0 scaffold_5, whole genome shotgun sequence genome, one interval contains:
- the LOC113261427 gene encoding olfactory receptor 2L8-like — translation MENNNQTSTDFFLSGLFPPSRIGLFFFILIVLIFLMALFGNLSMIILILLDTHLHTPMYFLLSQLSLMDLNYISTIVPKMAFDYLFGNKTISFIGCGVQSFFFLTLAGGEGLLLASMAYDRYVAICSPLHYPIRMSKRICALMIIGSWLMGSINSCAHTVYALHIPYCQSRTINHFFCDVPAMLTLACMDTWVYEYTVFVSTTLLIVFPFIGIASSYSRVLFAICHMQSTEGRKKAYSTCSTHLTVVTFYYAPFAYTYLRPRSLRSPTEDKVLAVFYTILTPMLNPIIYSLRNKEVIGALRRVIQRMCSVKM, via the coding sequence ATGGAAAATAATAACCAAACTTCTACAGATTTCTTCTTATCGGGGTTGTTTCCACCATCAAGAATTGGCCTGttcttcttcattctcattgttctcattttcctaatggctcTTTTTGGCAACTTGTCCATGATCATCCTCATCCTCCTGGATACCCAtctccacacacccatgtattTTCTACTTAGTCAGCTGTCCCTCATGGACCTGAACTACATCTCCACCATTGTCCCCAAGATGGCTTTTGATTATCTCTTTGGGAACAAGACTATTTCTTTCATCGGGTGTGGTGTTCAGAGCTTCTTCTTCTTGACTTTAGCGGGTGGAGAGGGATTATTATTGGCCTCGATGGCCTATGATCGTTATGTGGCTATTTGCTCTCCTCTCCACTATCCCATTCGTATGAGTAAGAGAATATGTGCTTTGATGATAATAGGATCTTGGCTAATGGGCTCAATCAACTCCTGTGCCCACACTGTATATGCCCTCCATATACCTTACTGTCAATCCAGGACCATCAACCATTTCTTCTGTGATGTCCCTGCCATGTTGACTCTGGCCTGCATGGACACCTGGGTCTATGAGTACACAGTATTTGTAAGCACCACACTCttgattgtttttcctttcattggCATTGCAAGTTCCTACAGCCGGGTTCTCTTTGCCATCTGCCACATGCAGTCaacagaggggaggaagaaggcctATTCAACCTGCAGCACACATCTCACTGTGGTGACTTTCTACTATGCACCTTTTGCTTATACTTATCTACGCCCAAGATCCCTCCGTTCTCCAACAGAGGACAAGGTTCTGGCTGTCTTCTACACCATCTTGACCCCAATgctcaaccccatcatctacagcctgagaaaCAAGGAGGTGATAGGGGCCCTGAGAAGAGTGATTCAGAGGATGTGCTCTGTAAAAATGTAG